GAGTGGCGATGTGCTCATTTATGATATAATGAAGAAAGACTCAGGAACTAAACTCCTTGGCCATTTAAGTTTACTATTGGATGTTTTGCAATCAAATGactcaaaatatataatatcatgTGACAGAGATGAAAAGATTAAGGTTTCTTGTTACCCCAAAACCTACAGTATCCAAACATACTGCTTAGGTCACAAAGAGTATGTCAACCACATAGAATTTCTGCCACACAATGATAAATACTTGACCAGTTCATCTGGTGATGGAACTTTGAAAATCTGGGACTACAGTGAAGGAAAGCTCTATCATACAATTGACACTAAGTTTGATGTAAAAGATGAACAATTAAGACAAAACTTTATTAACATAATGGATGAAGGTGGCATTGAAGTTGCCACACTGCCAATTGTACATTATaccacaacaaaaaataataattctagcAGTTTATTAGCTATCACTGTACATTCTTACAATGCTGTAATTATCTACAGTGTAACAATTGAAGATAATTCATTTAGTCATAAACTAGAAAAGAGGTTGGAGCTTCCAAGATTTCCAGCTGCCATCAATCTATTTAACAAAACCTTATTTGTTTATGACAATGTTGAATGTaatatcaatgtttttaaaatagttgcCGAAGGTGGAAACTTTTCACTTGAAGAGCCTTCTAAGATAGcaatgttcaaaaataaaaatatacaatcagATAGTGAACAGGTACAATTGGAATCAATCAAGGTTCTATACAAACGAAAATTTGATAATGTTCAGGAATATCAAGAAAGGAAAAAGCTAAGATTACAGAagtctacaaaataatttgcttaaatacagtttttttatgaattatagtattttaatttaatccacTCCTATCACCTATACTTCTACTGTTTTGTCTATTGGACTGTCTATTCAACACAGCTATAAAGTCAGATATCTAAAGTaatataagatattaaaataaattagcatttaaAATACAGCAGAATTAATAGTACACAAGACTTATACAGAACAGGTAGTTCAAAGGGAAAATAAGAGACATCCTAATTTTAAccaggtatttatttattatctttgttaCAATTCAAACAAGAGATGTGAAAGTGTGCAAGTCTTATGggttgtacaaaaataaatgaaacctaAGTAATATTTCAACATTAGTTAAGCTAACAAGTTAATCTAAGCCAATTTCATtattacacaaacaaaaaaaacctaaaaatcaCAATATCACATTTTAACTAAACACAACAAGGCATGTTATAACTAAGTTATAGATTCtggtatttataatacttattattgCTTAATGAGAAGAGCAATGTTCAACCTGGCAAAAGATTCAAGAAGTTCACCGAACTCTGATATATTTGTATCactataataatacatatttaggtATCTAGTTTTTACAATCGCCATTATATCTAAAtgcaataaatacatacaatctGAATCGTTTACGTTATTTACCTAGATTTAAGCACATTAGCAAAGTTGCGTAGTTGAAAGCCTAGGTTATCGATTTCATTCAGCACACTGTCCACTTCATTCTTAAGCTCCATCAAGTCTGGCAGGTTGTTGCAGTCCGGGATGTTCAGGAGAGTCGTAAATATCTTGTCCCACAGACTCACTTTCATGTACctagtacaatttaaatgtattagtaACTCATTACTATCTTTTTTACATTGTTGTACATTGATTATGATATCACACAAGTAAactctctcctacttttgctgtgcccaacagggtccataatgagctgtgaacctagttataatttaccacctatgtaacattatggtatgcaataaagatttgatttgatttgagtatgcaataaggtttaaaataccaaatataGTATAAAGAATATGCCACAAAATAAACTGATGTATTTCACAGATAAATTCAACGAATCACAAatattacagttaattattCCTTACCTAGGAAGTTTCTTGTCAATATTCCATTGCCCTAAGCGATTAGCTACTTTCATATAGCTGCCCATCAAGATCACATGGATGGTTCCAGCGAGACAGTACAGGTCGGTCTGGTAAGTCCAAGGCTTGCCTTCCCTCATCTCGGTACATGTGAAGCCTTCTGTGGCAatcaactaaaatataaaaaaactacatgagaacacacacacaaaatattctaataaaatacatttaattttgtatcggAAACTGTCATGTGGGTCATCCAAAAAATTCACATGTCAGTtacaatgtataaatatatttttttgttgttataataggTATATCAATATTGTTGCCTACCTCTCTGAATGTGGTGCCCTCTGGAAATAGGGACATGTCTATAGCGCAACCAAGATCAATCAACTGCAAAGACGGAGTTCGCCATTCTTGGGTTGGGCTGAAAAATTATATAAGGCATAACATAAGGCAATTAATCAAGACACTGAAACTTTTATATACTGATTTTGGTTGTTTACTTACATTTTCATCAGAAGAAAATTGTCTGGCTTGATGTCGGCGTGAATAATCTTGGCCTTATGCAGATAATGTATTATCGAGAGCATCTCTGACGTCAGTAAGATGACGATAAATTCATTTATACATTTAGAGGTGGCAGCTCTAATTTTATTAGCGACGTCTAAAAGGGATCCGTATTTGGAATATtcagaaacaaataaactcGCATTATCTCCTAAGAATGCTGTTGTTATGTCCATGTATCCAGGAAGCTGAAAATCATACAACATTCAGTTTAAAACCTGTTTTTtgagaacaaaaacaaacttgatACACAAAAAATTTATTACCATGAATGGATCCTTTATTCTAGCTTTGATTTCTTGACAGATGTAGAACTCCCAAGGTCGACTCGGTTTTTGATATTTCGCAGCTACAGACTTGTTGTGATGTAAATCAAGACACAGGAATACTGCGCCGTAGTTCCCTTTGCCCAGCTGTTTGTCTACCGAGAACTTTGTATGCCCAACAGTCACTGCAGTGGACAGTTGGAATTTAGGAACACTACGCACTTCTACATACCCGTCTGCATGAGTTTTGTTTGGAAACTTCACATATTCCAACAAAGAGTTAAGAAGTTTTTTACTAAATGGATCGATTATCGCTGGGAATTCAATATCAGCTGGTCTGGGTATGTCACTGGTCTCCACCAACGAGATGGAATGTGTAGATTTAAATGCTGCACATTCCATAGAATTCTCACTGTCCACATCCATCCCATAAATATCAGAATGTACATCTGACTGTCTAGAGTACACTGATGAGATCCTGCTCTCTTTGCTGACAGAGTCTCTGCTGTCTTCAGATTGAAATTCAACTCTGTGTTCAAAGTCTAACTGCCTCTTAGAGATATCCTTTTGTTTCTCAATAGCATGAGAAACTTTAGCTGACTGGATTGGTGTGACAGTTTGTGCTGTCATTCCATCCTTACTGTCAGAGTCGGACATACCAGATGACGGAGGTATCTGAGCCTGCTCGGGGCTGGACACATACAAGTTCTTGTGCATCTTCTGAGATATGCTAGGGCTGTTAGTAAACTTGGGAGTGTTAGCGTTATCTTTAGGTTCATTTCTGTTAGAAATGAAGTTCAGGTACTGGTTTGAGAAGCCAATGTCAGGCGAGTTCTGACCAATCTTGACATTAGGCTGGTCATGTCTGACGTTTCTCAAAGCAGAAGTAGGACTCTTGTGAGCTTGTGATGTCTTCGACGAATTCATTTTGTTTGAGACATTTTGATCAGCCCCAGAAGCGTCTTTGCTCTCTCGTCTCATATGCATATCGTTAGATTCTGCCTGGCCACCAGCGCCGTGTGTAGCCGGACTTCGGTAGTTGTTTTGAGAGGCTTGTGGGCTTTGATATATCTGGAATTGTTGGTTATTGGACGAACCATAACCACCTGAGGCATTTTCAACCATTTGTTTAGGATGCTGCCTGTATTGACCTTGCattgaattgtaattttgaTTGTTAGGATGATTGGCATAAGCATTTGGACTGTTGTATTGATTATGCATATATCCTTGTTGGTTGTATCCTGGATTTTGTGGTGCACCAACTGGAGTTGGTCTCTGGTAGTATTGTGGGCTCTGATATTGAGTCTGATGAGGAGGGCTTTGAAAGACAGCAGCTTGTTgttgctgctgttgttgttggtgctgttgttgctgttggTGATGTTGTTGCTGTTGGTGgtgttgttgttgctgttgaTGCTGCAgctgttgttgctgttgctgttgttgttgatgatgctgctgctgctgctgctgctgttgttgttgttgatgttgctgctgctgttgttgatgttgctgctgttgttgttgttggttTACATAGATGTGCTGCCTGTCAGTCTGACTAGGATAGTGATAATCTTGACGTCCAGCATAATTAGATTGAGGGCTCATCATTGCCTGACCTGGACTATGATAGCCCACTTGATTAGGGTACGGTGGGCTACCGAAACCTGGCGCCACGTTTGAGCCCATAGCATGAGGGCTCTGCATGCCAGAATGTTGAGGACTGTGATAGGCATTAGAACTAGGGCTTGCATAACCctgttgttgttgctgctgtCCCATCATTTGATTACTAGAGTAGTTTTGTTGATAACTGTAGTTTTGTTGGAAGTGCGGGTGCATCGAACGCGGAGAGTAGCCGTTGTAATTTTGCGGCATTGGCTTCTGATACTGATGATCATGGGAGAGGTAAGGCACTGAGGTGGACGGTGTCGCAGCTTTGTTCTCCGGCATATCGCGCTTTTGAGGATGACTTCTAGCAAACTGTCCATTCAACAGCCTCGGCTGTGAAGACATGGAACTTCTTTTTGATGTTGTAGGTTGTTGTGATGGATCGTTATTATACATAGAGTCGTAATTCGTTGTATATGCAGTAAAATTAGTTCTGGTTGATTGCCCGGAGGAACTTGAGCCAGATTTGCTGAAATAATTAAGATTCAATAGGTCTTACCGCATGACGCacaattaaaaaactgttttaacatGGTTTACAAGACATACCTGTTATATTCCCTCGTGGCTTCCATTATCACAGAGAGACCTGCGCCCTGATTATCCACAGTTGCATGTTGATCTGTCACATGCTGTCTACAGCTCTCTTCTCTCTTCGTGAGGCCAGCATCAAGATGTTCTATGCCACTCTCGTCCATACTAAACTTTGGTACAGACGGGAATTTACTCTGGTCAATACAAGATGAGGGCTTCTTGAATTGCGACATGTTTGGTGTGCTAGCGTCTTTTATGTTGAAGTTAAATACTTGAGTACAGGAAGGTTCTTCATAGAATGCAGTCTTATTAACCTACAATTAAATTCTCGTGTCATtaacaagtttataaataaaattaaactacatGATATGAATGATTATGTACTTACACTTTGCTGTGCAACAGTAGCTGGTGCAGGAAATTTACTCGCGTTTTCTTTGTCTTGCGGAAGAGGTTTCATTTCCGCAAGTTCTTGTTTCTTCTTAGTATTGATAGCCATAGTTATAGACCTATCTTCATGTATATCGAAGTTTGGAACTTCAAACTGTTGCACTACTGGCTGGACTATTGATGGTTCTGCAAATaacattattcattaaaaataaacatcttttctataaagtttaattattgttcaGATGTTGAATTTACCATTGTCATTGAAAAGGTTCCTTAGCTCCCATCTCGCTTCCTTTGTATTCACAGTAACAGAGTCACCGAGTAGGTTACCCATCAAACTCCTGTTGAACTCCTCCATCAAATTGTTCTTACCAAAGTTAGTACCCGCATTTTCATTACCATAATTGTTACTTGCAGGAGTCAGCATTTCATTCTCTTTATCAGACATACTTGATGTAGGTTTGTAGTTGTCATCACTTTTCTTAGAAGTCAATTCACTGAATTCTTTAGAATCCAAGTTAACTAGTACTTTTGGTTCACCCGGAGAATGCATGTTGTTGACTTTtgtgatattttgtaatgttgggATTGTCAAAGGCATCAGCTGCCCTAAATGATCTTGTTCCGGATCTAGGGCACAATTAGCTAAAGTTTCTAAAGCACTACACTGGGCAAGTgtctcattaatattttcataattttgctGAGCTCCAACCATTTCAATGTTTTCAGTCTTTACATtcttttctaaattatattttctagaTCTTATTTCTTCTAAGCTGTATTCTTGGTCATTCACATAAACCTGTCAaattaaagtcatttttttatattcattatttacaacTACAGTGAATCTGCATATATTTACAGCTATTCTATACACTTACCTGTGGTTTATTGTAACAAGGTATTTTCGTTGAATCTGGAGGATCAGGTACACATAGAGGCACAGTAAATGATAAATTGTCCATGCAATAAGGCATGTGATTGGCTGGAAGCCTTAAGACGTCATCTTCGTCTTCATAcgctaaacaaataaaacaatgacatTAGAGTACTTTTGTCTTTCAGAAATACGTAAAAGGagtatttattgtgtaactTACGTGTAAATGCTAAAGGTTGATGCGGTACGACGTTTGTGTGTACCATTTTAGTCTTCGGGTTTGTCCACATACCGACTTCCTTCTGATTTTCAACGTTACTGCAAGCCTGGACCAGTGACGCGGGACCTGGGTCTTCCGCGACTGGTATAGCTGCTTGTGACGTCGACGGCGCATCCTACGCAACGAAGGGAACGTACGTAttgttaatgtattattataatttgagcTGACACGCAAGGCTGCGAGCACAAAAATCAAATGTTCGGTCGATCGTGAGAACGTGTATTTCGCTTACTCGTTTTAACTTGGTTACTTACGCTACAGGCGTTTTATCTAACTTTTAGCAGAAATTCTAGTAATAATTTGTTCGATTTATAGGTGGCATTCCCGTTGGgccgttattatattttagatgaataaagtaaaattagAAAGTTTAGACTCGTGATTGGGAAATTAAGACTGTCCGCATCCAGATAAGTTACAGAGTGCATTGCGAAACTCCTTACTTTTCACcacagattttaatgaatgtaACATTATGTACGTTCTTTTTTACCGCTTTGTCCAACAACGATATGGAACTTATGCAAGCTAATAACTATAATCTATATGACTTAATTTATCATAGTTTTTAAGTCCAAAATGTGGCAACGGCATGGCAGCATTATTGGTATGGATTAGGTCTTTCAGTGATCCGGTAGCCGCAATTACCTATGTGAACGTGTAAACTCTATTTAATTAACACCTTTGCTAGGTAATTGCTGGTTGCTGATGTTATTACTAATATGctatataaatttaacattcaaTTCATTCAATGATCATCAAAACAACGCCAGTTTTGCGTGACTACAAtgatataattacaaaacatgCTAGATAagggtatttgtttatttttataatctatactttcAAATATATCGACGTTTCATCATCCGGTTTCTAAATATCTATTTGCCTATAATAATCAAATCTTTAATTCTAATGCCTTTTACATTgagaaaatactttatattttgcCTTTTACTTCgataaatttgaaacaatagaAAACCAAATAACAGGCCAATCAggatttaatcaattttatcaaGCTCCATGGGAAAATTACAAAATGCTTTGACTGAGGAAAGTCGTTATGGAAAGCACCTTCGTCACCCTCATTACCGAATTTTTGGGGATATTAATGTAACCAAAACCTTTAACAGATTacagaaaaagtaataaatactgTTTTCGTCTCAGAAAACCCTAAGGTACAAATGCCCAAGgttaaaaaaaggttgtaaaagtaaaaaatagtcTCAACATATAAGTATGAGGCCTATTTACAGGTATATACAGCAGTAAAAGCTAGGGataatttgttatgttaattGGGCAATAAAGTTAACTCATTAAGTACTATACGAtactatttttaacttaattgaGGCTACACGTAATGCCTTACAGTCATGACTAAGAGCACGAGAAAGGGCGTTCAGAAAGactttaaatgttatttaatatacgTAACATCTGGCCGAATTACGATAAACTATctaaaaattatctttattgctAATAATTTCGATACGTAGAATGAGTCAATGCGAAGGCAAAACGTATCACAAATATATGTGCAGAGATACTGTTTTCCCTTAAATGAGACATTTTTAATCATCTGCAGTACTTTTAGTTCCTAGTATACATAGTACAATTCAGTTACATCTAACAAATCTATTttaagagagaaaaaaaatacatcaaggTCATTTTGTTGGTTAGTTTTACGACGAAGCGAAGACTAAATGATTTAGTAACTTTCTATATCAATTGATAATTATGTTGCATACAGTTGGTATCATCTATgaggaaatgttttatttcagttaatcGCTTTAGATAATTATCCCAATCTTGTAATCAAGGACaaagtatcattattttatttgcctaaattcaggtatttattagatttaatgaaaacatttttgattagatattaacattaaaatggaTAGGACATATATGTTTTCCCCGATCccgtttaattaattgaaaaattgtgATAAACCTTAGATTACCAATCAATGACCAAGTTTGGTTAAGTTACCCAAAATACACAACACAGATTTTACCGTCAATGCAAATTATGTTGATTGTGTAGCTAGTTAGTTATGTAAGGTACATCGTCTTACACAGTTTTTCCTTCTCTTAGAAATTGGCattaattatgaaagaaaatttatagGTTATAAATAATACGATCAGCTTCCTACGACTTCGGTCGCATGTATCATTCTTAATGGTTTGAGTAGAACtctaaaaactcaaaaaaaaatctgaaagaGAGAGATCTCTTTCAGATtctttttttagaacaaaaagtaTAATTCCTAGCCCCAAAAGCTACCCACTAGTAATTGCAAGTACCATTTAAATAGCTTCAGCAATTGAAGAGTtttgaacaaacaaaacataatttcagCTTCACTATATCAGTAGGTTTATAGATATACTTATTGTAGATAACAGAGGCTATTCTATATGCTGAGAGGCGAATTCCTAGGGATAGATAACAATTCAGTAAATCTTCCATGTCAATATCGGATCTACTAGGGGGTTAGATGAATATATTACTCAAATCCTTttgattgaagaaaaataataaaaacttttcaaagaCACGTCAACTGAATTGTTGAAGTGACGATTTCGAATAACTTCCGCGTAATTATGACGTCATGAGCCCTATTTCATTTCAACAGATTTTCATACCCAGTCATGATTCATTAAAGCAACCCATGAGAATATTTACCAGGGAACAGTTGTTTTACAATCTGACACGATCAATAATCAtcaataatacaatacaattgaCAATTATAGCTATTAATAAAGCGGTTCGATAAAGACATAAGAGACTCGTTGCATACTATTTTATGtctattaacatttattttaggcTGTACTGCAATAGACAACAAAGACAAAACTAGCAAAATTTAACGAGTAAGTAAAAAAAGCGATCAGTGGcgtcaaaaaaaaatgctagGGAAATCAACCCATCTATGACGCGACCCATAAATGATTATGAACCTTAAGGTGATACTTTCTTCGCCTAACAACAAACAGTTCTGTCGTTTTATTCTGGCCCTCACCATACAAGGGTCAAATTCGTTAGTGCGggatattcattaaaaaaaaatttataaagttaaatcGACGAAAATGTTACTGGCTAAATATAAATGGTGTAACCTACGAAATATCTAGAAGAACGATTTATTCTACATGCATATTTCGTGGGAACTTTATAtagttttataacaatacttGGTGAACTTCTAAGGCCGCCTGTTGACGTCATAATCCAAAGGGCAATGGCAAGCAATATGTGAATAACTATTACCAGGTGTTTAACCTGTTGCTACACTTGCTATATGAAAACTCATGTCTTGATCAGTCAAGGTTTAGGGCAAGACAATATTACAGAAAAAGGCGACGTAATGTGCATATAGGTGATGAAAGTCAAGTAGATTTTGAAAGTACAAGTTAGGTTTTCCTGAGgttcttaaaaatg
This region of Trichoplusia ni isolate ovarian cell line Hi5 chromosome 14, tn1, whole genome shotgun sequence genomic DNA includes:
- the LOC113500666 gene encoding tRNA (guanine-N(7)-)-methyltransferase non-catalytic subunit wuho → MSLLVATDKYIALAKDLHIDYYDYTDHKIVDIPLLPKQPEKDYISDIAVSNDAKHLALVTASSKQLMIYDLCKMEHQTTFIIPRSASRIRFTVDNTKLLVADKSGDVLIYDIMKKDSGTKLLGHLSLLLDVLQSNDSKYIISCDRDEKIKVSCYPKTYSIQTYCLGHKEYVNHIEFLPHNDKYLTSSSGDGTLKIWDYSEGKLYHTIDTKFDVKDEQLRQNFINIMDEGGIEVATLPIVHYTTTKNNNSSSLLAITVHSYNAVIIYSVTIEDNSFSHKLEKRLELPRFPAAINLFNKTLFVYDNVECNINVFKIVAEGGNFSLEEPSKIAMFKNKNIQSDSEQVQLESIKVLYKRKFDNVQEYQERKKLRLQKSTK
- the LOC113500661 gene encoding uncharacterized protein LOC113500661 isoform X1 yields the protein MDIDVSKENIQPLRGGRNLVQLGTALQAQSDVEAQRQLQLQKEEHEAAIRHYQGTDPLDPWFNYIQWVEQSYPKHGHEGHIDKLIKDCLQLFENEKKYYQDRRFVKLWIKYVDCLSNPLEIYQRLYTTGIGVECAEFYRAWACYCEESSDYKKANQVYMLGLQAKAQPLDELEQAHMNFQLFFAQRMLHDDSPTKRKAASALAETRMALTSLKSFKRRNIANVPVQRVGDSVRSVVPGVVRQQGNFDNRLPNSNVMVNVYEDAPSTSQAAIPVAEDPGPASLVQACSNVENQKEVGMWTNPKTKMVHTNVVPHQPLAFTPYEDEDDVLRLPANHMPYCMDNLSFTVPLCVPDPPDSTKIPCYNKPQVYVNDQEYSLEEIRSRKYNLEKNVKTENIEMVGAQQNYENINETLAQCSALETLANCALDPEQDHLGQLMPLTIPTLQNITKVNNMHSPGEPKVLVNLDSKEFSELTSKKSDDNYKPTSSMSDKENEMLTPASNNYGNENAGTNFGKNNLMEEFNRSLMGNLLGDSVTVNTKEARWELRNLFNDNEPSIVQPVVQQFEVPNFDIHEDRSITMAINTKKKQELAEMKPLPQDKENASKFPAPATVAQQSVNKTAFYEEPSCTQVFNFNIKDASTPNMSQFKKPSSCIDQSKFPSVPKFSMDESGIEHLDAGLTKREESCRQHVTDQHATVDNQGAGLSVIMEATREYNSKSGSSSSGQSTRTNFTAYTTNYDSMYNNDPSQQPTTSKRSSMSSQPRLLNGQFARSHPQKRDMPENKAATPSTSVPYLSHDHQYQKPMPQNYNGYSPRSMHPHFQQNYSYQQNYSSNQMMGQQQQQQGYASPSSNAYHSPQHSGMQSPHAMGSNVAPGFGSPPYPNQVGYHSPGQAMMSPQSNYAGRQDYHYPSQTDRQHIYVNQQQQQQQHQQQQQQHQQQQQQQQQQQHHQQQQQQQQQLQHQQQQQHHQQQQHHQQQQQHQQQQQQQQAAVFQSPPHQTQYQSPQYYQRPTPVGAPQNPGYNQQGYMHNQYNSPNAYANHPNNQNYNSMQGQYRQHPKQMVENASGGYGSSNNQQFQIYQSPQASQNNYRSPATHGAGGQAESNDMHMRRESKDASGADQNVSNKMNSSKTSQAHKSPTSALRNVRHDQPNVKIGQNSPDIGFSNQYLNFISNRNEPKDNANTPKFTNSPSISQKMHKNLYVSSPEQAQIPPSSGMSDSDSKDGMTAQTVTPIQSAKVSHAIEKQKDISKRQLDFEHRVEFQSEDSRDSVSKESRISSVYSRQSDVHSDIYGMDVDSENSMECAAFKSTHSISLVETSDIPRPADIEFPAIIDPFSKKLLNSLLEYVKFPNKTHADGYVEVRSVPKFQLSTAVTVGHTKFSVDKQLGKGNYGAVFLCLDLHHNKSVAAKYQKPSRPWEFYICQEIKARIKDPFMLPGYMDITTAFLGDNASLFVSEYSKYGSLLDVANKIRAATSKCINEFIVILLTSEMLSIIHYLHKAKIIHADIKPDNFLLMKIPTQEWRTPSLQLIDLGCAIDMSLFPEGTTFRELIATEGFTCTEMREGKPWTYQTDLYCLAGTIHVILMGSYMKVANRLGQWNIDKKLPRYMKVSLWDKIFTTLLNIPDCNNLPDLMELKNEVDSVLNEIDNLGFQLRNFANVLKSR
- the LOC113500661 gene encoding uncharacterized protein LOC113500661 isoform X2; this translates as MDIDVSKENIQPLRGGRNLVQLGTALQAQSDVEAQRQLQLQKEEHEAAIRHYQGTDPLDPWFNYIQWVEQSYPKHGHEGHIDKLIKDCLQLFENEKKYYQDRRFVKLWIKYVDCLSNPLEIYQRLYTTGIGVECAEFYRAWACYCEESSDYKKANQVYMLGLQAKAQPLDELEQAHMNFQLFFAQRMLHDDSPTKRKAASALAETRMALTSLKSFKRRNIANVPVQRVGDSVRSVVPGVVRQQGNFDNRLPNSNVMVNVYEDAPSTSQAAIPVAEDPGPASLVQACSNVENQKEVGMWTNPKTKMVHTNVVPHQPLAFTPYEDEDDVLRLPANHMPYCMDNLSFTVPLCVPDPPDSTKIPCYNKPQVYVNDQEYSLEEIRSRKYNLEKNVKTENIEMVGAQQNYENINETLAQCSALETLANCALDPEQDHLGQLMPLTIPTLQNITKVNNMHSPGEPKVLVNLDSKEFSELTSKKSDDNYKPTSSMSDKENEMLTPASNNYGNENAGTNFGKNNLMEEFNRSLMGNLLGDSVTVNTKEARWELRNLFNDNEPSIVQPVVQQFEVPNFDIHEDRSITMAINTKKKQELAEMKPLPQDKENASKFPAPATVAQQSVNKTAFYEEPSCTQVFNFNIKDASTPNMSQFKKPSSCIDQSKFPSVPKFSMDESGIEHLDAGLTKREESCRQHVTDQHATVDNQGAGLSVIMEATREYNSSSGQSTRTNFTAYTTNYDSMYNNDPSQQPTTSKRSSMSSQPRLLNGQFARSHPQKRDMPENKAATPSTSVPYLSHDHQYQKPMPQNYNGYSPRSMHPHFQQNYSYQQNYSSNQMMGQQQQQQGYASPSSNAYHSPQHSGMQSPHAMGSNVAPGFGSPPYPNQVGYHSPGQAMMSPQSNYAGRQDYHYPSQTDRQHIYVNQQQQQQQHQQQQQQHQQQQQQQQQQQHHQQQQQQQQQLQHQQQQQHHQQQQHHQQQQQHQQQQQQQQAAVFQSPPHQTQYQSPQYYQRPTPVGAPQNPGYNQQGYMHNQYNSPNAYANHPNNQNYNSMQGQYRQHPKQMVENASGGYGSSNNQQFQIYQSPQASQNNYRSPATHGAGGQAESNDMHMRRESKDASGADQNVSNKMNSSKTSQAHKSPTSALRNVRHDQPNVKIGQNSPDIGFSNQYLNFISNRNEPKDNANTPKFTNSPSISQKMHKNLYVSSPEQAQIPPSSGMSDSDSKDGMTAQTVTPIQSAKVSHAIEKQKDISKRQLDFEHRVEFQSEDSRDSVSKESRISSVYSRQSDVHSDIYGMDVDSENSMECAAFKSTHSISLVETSDIPRPADIEFPAIIDPFSKKLLNSLLEYVKFPNKTHADGYVEVRSVPKFQLSTAVTVGHTKFSVDKQLGKGNYGAVFLCLDLHHNKSVAAKYQKPSRPWEFYICQEIKARIKDPFMLPGYMDITTAFLGDNASLFVSEYSKYGSLLDVANKIRAATSKCINEFIVILLTSEMLSIIHYLHKAKIIHADIKPDNFLLMKIPTQEWRTPSLQLIDLGCAIDMSLFPEGTTFRELIATEGFTCTEMREGKPWTYQTDLYCLAGTIHVILMGSYMKVANRLGQWNIDKKLPRYMKVSLWDKIFTTLLNIPDCNNLPDLMELKNEVDSVLNEIDNLGFQLRNFANVLKSR